The segment AGAGGTCGTGGGGCACGACGCCGACCGAATGGGCGAGGTCGAACCCCGCGAGAATCGCCCGGTCGTGGGCGGCCTCCGTGATTCGCTCGATGTCGAGCAACTGCCCGCTCCGGTAGAGGACCGACGGGAGGAACACCAGCGCGGTCTCGTCGTCCAGCGCGTCGATAACGTCCTCGGTCTCGATGGTCCGGCCGTCGCGGCTCTCGACCACGGTGAGGGCCTCATCGGGGTCCACGCCGCGCTGGCGCAACTGGGCACGGACCGCGTAGTGGTCGGTCGGGAAGTCGAGGTCGTCCACGACGATTTTCGTCCGCTCGGGATGCTCGTCCCGAACGCGGTCGTAGAAGGTGCCCACCAGCGTGTGGATGTTGACCGTCGTGGAGTTGGCGACGACGACCTCGGACTTCTCGGCACCGACGAGCGGCGCGAGTCGGTCGCCCAACCGCTCGCCGTAGTAGAACCACGGCGGGTCGGCGTCGGTCCACCCGCGGATGGCGAGGTCCTTCCACTCGGCGACCGCTCGGTCTACGGCCTCCTCGGCCTCCTCGGAGCAGAGACCCAGCGAGTTGCCGTCCATGTACCACTCGTCGTCGGGGTCGTGGAACCGGTCGGCGAGGTGGGCCAGCGGGTCGGCCGCGTCCAGTTCGGCGGCGTAGTCGGCCCCGAGTTCGAACTCGTGGTCTGCGTTCATGTGGTGAGCGAGCGGTGGAATCGAGTTAGTCGTTTGGACTTCGAGAGGTGGACTTCCGGCGTCACGCCGACCACCGCCTACTTTCCCGCCCGCCTTCCAAGTCGCGTGCATGACCGAACCCCTGCGAACCGAGTTGGACCCCGAGACCGAGGAGGTAATCGCGGACATCGAATCCGCGGGCGTGCCCGAGTGGTCGGCCATGTCGGTCGCGTCGGCCCGGCGCGTCGAGGACGAGGTGTTCTCGGGCGGCGACCCGCCGGAGGTCGGCTTCGTCCGGGACCTGTCGATTCCCGGCCCCGACTCGGCGGGCGCTCCGGACGCCCCGGCGGGCGACCCCGACGGAGAAATTCCGATTCGAGTCTACCGGCACGCGGAACCCGGCGAAGACGATGACTCCGGCGGAGACACCGACCCCGCGCCGGTACTCGTCTACTACCACGGCGGCGGGTGGGTGCTGGGCACGCTCGACTCCATCGACGGGGTGTGCCGCCGTCTCGCCCGGCGCGGGGAGTGCGTCGTCGTCTCGGTCGATTACCGACTCGCGCCCGAACACCCCTTCCCCGCCGCGGTGGACGACGCCGACGCCGCGCTCCGGTGGGTCGCCGACCACGCCCCGTCGTTCGGCGGCGACTCCGAGCGAATCGCTGTCGGCGGCACCAGCGCGGGCGGGAATCTGGCCGCCGTGACCGCCCTGCGAGCGAGGGACGCGCGACGGGACCCCGAGCGCGACGACCCGCCGGACCTCGCGCGCCAGTTCCTCCTGTACCCCATCACCGACTACGCCTTCGACACCGACTCGTACGCCGAGAACGGCGACGGCCCGCTCCTGACCGAGGAGGACATGCGCTGGTTCTGGGACCGCTACCTCCGGAGCGAGGTGGACGGCGCGAACCCCTACGCTTCGCCGGTTCGCGCGCCCGACCTCGCCGACCTCCCGCCCGCGACGGTCGTGACCTGCGGGTTCGACCCGCTCCGCGACGAGGGCGTGGCCTACGCCGACCGACTCGCGGGCGCTGGCGTCGAAGTTCGCCACGACCACCACCCCGACCAGCCCCACGGTTTCCTGAGTACGTCCGAGTCGGTGGCCGCGGCGGACGCCGCGCTGGACGACATCGCCGACGAGTTGCGGTCGCTGTAGGTCGTCGTCGGGGACGGTCGTTGGTTCCACGAAGGTAACTGCTCGCAAGTCCGCGGAATCGGCGGCACCCTGAACTGTTACGGACCGCGACGGCACCGAACTGTTACGGACCGCGACAGCACCGCGAACTGCGACTGCACCACGAACCGTACTGAAGCCGACACCGATTATACCGCACAGCACCGCCCCGCACCGCGCCGAGTCCTCCGCAGAACGAGA is part of the Halorussus salinus genome and harbors:
- the kynU gene encoding kynureninase, producing MNADHEFELGADYAAELDAADPLAHLADRFHDPDDEWYMDGNSLGLCSEEAEEAVDRAVAEWKDLAIRGWTDADPPWFYYGERLGDRLAPLVGAEKSEVVVANSTTVNIHTLVGTFYDRVRDEHPERTKIVVDDLDFPTDHYAVRAQLRQRGVDPDEALTVVESRDGRTIETEDVIDALDDETALVFLPSVLYRSGQLLDIERITEAAHDRAILAGFDLAHSVGVVPHDLSRIGVDFAVWCSYKYLNAGPGAIAGLYVNEKHFGETPALAGWWGHDKETQFEMNQTYTPADDAGAYQIGTIPILSSAPLAGSLEIFEEAGAAGLAAATDIADATPTDSADAATAGIEAVRAKSLRLTDYLTFLADERLPECAVGTPRDPERRGGHVAIEHPEAYRVSEALKDRGVVVDFRPPNVVRLCPSPLYTSFEDVWEVVEQLRRVVDNEEYATFETRGGGVT
- a CDS encoding alpha/beta hydrolase, whose product is MTEPLRTELDPETEEVIADIESAGVPEWSAMSVASARRVEDEVFSGGDPPEVGFVRDLSIPGPDSAGAPDAPAGDPDGEIPIRVYRHAEPGEDDDSGGDTDPAPVLVYYHGGGWVLGTLDSIDGVCRRLARRGECVVVSVDYRLAPEHPFPAAVDDADAALRWVADHAPSFGGDSERIAVGGTSAGGNLAAVTALRARDARRDPERDDPPDLARQFLLYPITDYAFDTDSYAENGDGPLLTEEDMRWFWDRYLRSEVDGANPYASPVRAPDLADLPPATVVTCGFDPLRDEGVAYADRLAGAGVEVRHDHHPDQPHGFLSTSESVAAADAALDDIADELRSL